The Candidatus Eisenbacteria bacterium DNA segment CTCGCCGCGTGGATCACCCACGAGATGCCGGAGCCCAGCAGGATGCCGATGACTCCACCGACGGCGGTGAGCACGATCGACTCCATCAGGAATTGGGTCATGATCGTCTTGCGCCGCGCGCCGAGCGCTTTGCGCACGCCGATCTCGCGGGTCCGCTCGGTGACGGCCACCAGCATGATGTTCATCACCCCGATCCCTCCCACCAGCAGCGAGATGCTCGAGATCAGCGTCATCAGCGCGAAGATCCCGCCGGTGAGCGCGTTGTAGAGGCCCAGGAAGGCGTCGTCGGTGAAGACCACGAAGTTGTTGCCCTTGTTGCTGGGCAGATGCCGCCGGATGCGCAGCACCTCGATGATCTCCTTCTGCGCCTGGTCGCTCAGCTCGGGCGTCTGCGCGATCGCGTCGAGGAAGAGCTCCCCGCGCTTCGGGAACCATGGTGGAGCGTCCTGCGGCACCGGGAAGTACTTGTCGATGGTCGAGTAGGGGATCGTCGCGACTGCGTCGAAGTTGTTGCCGAGCATCCGGCCCTTCACCTCGTACTCGCCGATCACGGTGAACGGGATGCCATTCAGGTGGACCTTTTGGCCGATGCCCGAGGCGTCCTTGAACAGCGTCTCGCGCGTGTCCTTGCCGAGCACGACCACGTTGGCGCGGCGGTCGCACTCCTCGGCGGTGAAGAAGCGCCCGCGGGCGAGGTCGTAGCCATGGGTCGTCAGGTAGTGCTCGTTGGTGCCGAACACGAAGAGCCCGCGGGTCGCGCGGTCGCGATGGGACACGCGGATGTCCACCCATGGCCATTTGAACGGCGCGATCGCCTTGACCGAAGGGCAGCGCTCCATGATGGCGGCGGCATCCTCCATGGTGAACGCCTTGCGCTGCTTGAGGCTGTCGGGCACGCCGTCGCTGAACTGGATGCCGGGGCGAATACGGCGGATGTAGATGGTGTTGTTGCCGAACGACTGGATGCTCTGCTGGAAAGAGCGCTGAAAGCCGTTCACCAGCGCCACCATGCCGATGACCGTGCCCACGCCGATGACGATGCCGAGCAGCGCCAGCACCGAGCGGAGCCGGTTGGCGATCAGCGCCAGGCCCGCCATGCGGAACGTCTCGCGCAGCAGAGAGAAGTCCATTGCTCTACTCGTAACGCAGCGCTTCGATTGGATCGAGCCGCGCCGCTCTCCAGGCCGGATACGAGCCGAAGAAGATTCCGATCAGACCTGACATCAGGATGCCGGCGATGATCGAGGGAATGCTGACCGCCGCCGGCAACGGCGAGACCGCCGCCGCCAGCAGCGAGAGAGATATTCCGGCGATGATCCCGATCAGGCCGCCGCTCACCGACAGCGTGGTGGACTCCACCAGGAACTGCGTGAGGATCGCCCGGCGCGGCGCGCCCATCGCCTTGCGGATGCCGATCTCCCGCGTCCGCTCGGTCACGGAAACCAGCATGATGTTCATGATCACGATTCCGCCCACGATCAGCGAGATCGCCGCGACGCCGATGGTGACCACGTAAATGCCGCCGGTGAGCGTGTTGTAGAGCTGCATCACGTTCTCGGACGTGGTGATGCCGAAATCGTCCGGTTGGCCCGGGCGCAGATGGCGCCGCGCGCGCAGTACGTTGCGCACCTCCTGCTGCGCGAGCGGCATCGAAGCCTGGTCGACGCTCTTCACCGAGATGTCGATCGACCCCCGCTCCAGGTGGGTCTTGACGAAGGTCCTCATCGGGATCGCGGCGAAGCGATCCTGGCTCTGCCCGAGCAACTTGCCCTTCGCCACCGTCACGCCGATCACCTCGTACGTGTCGATTCCAAGCCGAATGGAACGACCCACGGGGTCGAGATTGCCGAACAGATCCTCGGCGAGCTCGGGGCCGATCACGCACACCATGCGGCGGCGCTGATCGTCGACGTCCGTGTAGGTCCTCCCCGCTCCGATCGCGTAGTCGTCCACCAGCTCGAAGCCGGCGCTCCGGCCGCGCAGACTGACGCCCTTCTGCTCCTTGTTGCGGTAGCGCGCCACCACCTGAGCGTTGCCCTGCGCGATCACCAGCGTGGCGTGAGGGGTGCCCGCGCGAATGGCGTCGGCGTCGTCGATCGTGATGTCGGGGCGGTCGCGGACCTCCTCGTACTCCTCCTGGCTGGTGATGAAGCCGTACTTGTCCACGTAGAACACGTTGGAGCCGCTGGCGAGGAGCTTCTCGGAGACGAAGCGATTGAGGCCTTCGACGAACGAAAGCACCGCGATCACCGACATGACGCCGATGATCGTGCCGAGCAGCGTGAGAAACGAGCGCAGCTTGTTGGCGCGCAGGGCCGCCAGCGCCATGCCCGCCGATTCGCGGAGGTTCATGGCCGCGCCATCTGCGGCGCCGACGCCGTCCGCACGTCGCTCTCGATCTTGCCGTCCCTCATGCGCACCACCCGCCGCGCCTTGGCGGCGACGTCGGCCTCGTGAGTGACCAGGATGACGGTGTTGCCCTGCTTCCAGATGCGCTCGAACGAGGCCATGATCTCCTCGCCGGTCGCGGTGTCGAGGTTTCCGGTGGGCTCGTCGGCGAGGATGATGCTGGGCTTGTTGACCAGCGCGCGGGCGATCGCCACCCGCTGTCGCTGGCCGCCCGACAGCTCGTTGGGCTTGTGCTTCATGCGATCGCTGAGACCGACGGCCTCCAAGGCCTCGCGCGCCCGCTGGCGGCGCTCTTCGTGCCGCACGCCGGCGTACACGAGCGGCAGCTCGACGTTGTGCAAGGCGTCTGCGCGGGCCAGCAGGTTGAAGGTCTGGAACACGAAGCCGATCTCGCGGTTGCGGATCCGCGCAAGCTCGTCGTCGGAGAGCTTGCCGACGTCGGTGCCCTTGAGCATGTAGCGCCCATCGGAGGGCGTGTCGAGGCAGCCCACGATGTTCATCAGGGTCGACTTGCCCGAGCCCGACGGACCCATGATGGCCACGTATTCGTTCTGCTCGATGTCGAGGTCTACGCCGTTCAGCGCGTGGACCTTCTCATCGCCGACCTCATAGATTCGATGCAGCCCGCGGATTTCGATCAGCACGTGGCTACCCCCGTTTGCGCGCCCCGCCCGCGCCGCCGGCCTGCTCCTGGCGGACCTTTTGCTCCGGCTTGAGCTCGCGCAACGCCTTGTAGGGCCCCGTCACCACCGACTCTCCGGGCTTCAGGTCGCCGGCGATCTCGATCATCGTCTCGCTCGCGATGCCGGTCTTCACCGGAACGAACTTGGCGATTCCCTCGCGCACCACGAACACGCCGGTGATCTCCTTGTCCTTGCGGCCGACGGTGTCCTCCTCGGCGGCAACGGCGTCGCTGCGACGCGCGCGCCGCTCCTTGGCACCGCCCTTCTTCGTGGCGCGCTCGATCTCGCGCTCGGTGCGGACCACCACCGCCTGGATCGGCACGCCGTTGGTCTTGGGGTGCGTGGCGGTCTCGATCTCGACGTCCGCGGTCATGCCGGGACGCACTTCGCTCACGGTGGCGTCGAACGTCACTTCGACCTCGAAGTTGGTCTGGCCCTCGACGACCCCGCCGGTGGCGCTGCGCTTGGCGGTGTTCGCGATCTCGGTGACCGTGCCGTCGTACGCGCTATCGGGCAAGGCGTCGACGGTGATCTTGGCCTTCTGCCCGAGGCGAATGTCGACCACGTCGGTTTCGTCGACGTCCGCCTTCACCACCATGCGCGACAAGTCGGAGACCGTGAGGATCTGGGTGCCCGCGTTGTTCATGGTCCCCATGATCACGATCTCGCCTTCCTCGATGTAGAGCGC contains these protein-coding regions:
- a CDS encoding ABC transporter permease; this encodes MDFSLLRETFRMAGLALIANRLRSVLALLGIVIGVGTVIGMVALVNGFQRSFQQSIQSFGNNTIYIRRIRPGIQFSDGVPDSLKQRKAFTMEDAAAIMERCPSVKAIAPFKWPWVDIRVSHRDRATRGLFVFGTNEHYLTTHGYDLARGRFFTAEECDRRANVVVLGKDTRETLFKDASGIGQKVHLNGIPFTVIGEYEVKGRMLGNNFDAVATIPYSTIDKYFPVPQDAPPWFPKRGELFLDAIAQTPELSDQAQKEIIEVLRIRRHLPSNKGNNFVVFTDDAFLGLYNALTGGIFALMTLISSISLLVGGIGVMNIMLVAVTERTREIGVRKALGARRKTIMTQFLMESIVLTAVGGVIGILLGSGISWVIHAASKLPTYVSMWSVITGLTFSAIVGIIFGLYPAMRASRLDPVDSLRWE
- a CDS encoding ABC transporter permease, yielding MNLRESAGMALAALRANKLRSFLTLLGTIIGVMSVIAVLSFVEGLNRFVSEKLLASGSNVFYVDKYGFITSQEEYEEVRDRPDITIDDADAIRAGTPHATLVIAQGNAQVVARYRNKEQKGVSLRGRSAGFELVDDYAIGAGRTYTDVDDQRRRMVCVIGPELAEDLFGNLDPVGRSIRLGIDTYEVIGVTVAKGKLLGQSQDRFAAIPMRTFVKTHLERGSIDISVKSVDQASMPLAQQEVRNVLRARRHLRPGQPDDFGITTSENVMQLYNTLTGGIYVVTIGVAAISLIVGGIVIMNIMLVSVTERTREIGIRKAMGAPRRAILTQFLVESTTLSVSGGLIGIIAGISLSLLAAAVSPLPAAVSIPSIIAGILMSGLIGIFFGSYPAWRAARLDPIEALRYE
- a CDS encoding ABC transporter ATP-binding protein — its product is MLIEIRGLHRIYEVGDEKVHALNGVDLDIEQNEYVAIMGPSGSGKSTLMNIVGCLDTPSDGRYMLKGTDVGKLSDDELARIRNREIGFVFQTFNLLARADALHNVELPLVYAGVRHEERRQRAREALEAVGLSDRMKHKPNELSGGQRQRVAIARALVNKPSIILADEPTGNLDTATGEEIMASFERIWKQGNTVILVTHEADVAAKARRVVRMRDGKIESDVRTASAPQMARP
- a CDS encoding efflux RND transporter periplasmic adaptor subunit yields the protein MKKKKWLWIGLGVALLLVLVGVNMAAQGGKKGMAVQMARVRTEDITSKVRAPGKIEPKTQVKISADIMGKVTHLAVKEGDTVKRGQLLLQLDPVQRTADQVQARTALASAKARQRDADSKFKVAESNFQRQKALYEQKLLSNAEWDQATSTFEAAREAANGAREEVARSQAALTAATDNLSKTRIVAPIDGVVSALYIEEGEIVIMGTMNNAGTQILTVSDLSRMVVKADVDETDVVDIRLGQKAKITVDALPDSAYDGTVTEIANTAKRSATGGVVEGQTNFEVEVTFDATVSEVRPGMTADVEIETATHPKTNGVPIQAVVVRTEREIERATKKGGAKERRARRSDAVAAEEDTVGRKDKEITGVFVVREGIAKFVPVKTGIASETMIEIAGDLKPGESVVTGPYKALRELKPEQKVRQEQAGGAGGARKRG